The Labrus mixtus chromosome 16, fLabMix1.1, whole genome shotgun sequence genome window below encodes:
- the gmpr gene encoding GMP reductase 1: MPRVDVDLKLDFKDVLFRPKRSSLKSRSEVDLQRTFTFRNSKQTYTGIPIIAANMDTTGTFEMAQVLSKHTLFTTIHKHYSVEDWKNFAANHPDCLEHLAASSGSSKADLERLCAIVEAVPALKYICLDVANGYSEYFVEFVKTVREKFPKHTIMAGNVVTGEMVEELILSGADIIKVGIGPGSVCTTRIKTGVGYPQLSAVIECADSAHGLKGHIISDGGCSCPGDVAKAFGAGADFVMMGGMLAGHDQCTGEVIEKNGKKYKLFYGMSSDTAMKKYVGGVAEYRASEGRTVEVPYRGDVEHTVLDVLGGLRSTCTYVGAAKLKELSRRTTFIRVTQQSSQMFT; encoded by the exons ATGCCTCGCGTGGACGTGGACCTGAAGCTGGACTTTAAGGATGTCCTCTTCAGACCCAAGAGGAGCAGCCTGAAGAGTCGCTCAGAG GTGGACCTTCAGAGGACCTTCACATTCCGCAACTCCAAACAGACCTACACTGGCATCCCCATCATTGCTGCAAATATGGACACCACTGGGACGTTTGAGATGGCACAGGTCCTCAGCAAA caCACCCTCTTCACAACCATTCATAAGCATTACTCTGTGGAAGACTGGAAAAACTTTGCTGCTAATCATCCAGACTGCTTAGAG CATTTAGCAGCCAGCTCAGGCAGCAGCAAGGCAGATCTGGAGAGGCTGTGTGCTATCGTGGAAGCCGTACCTGCCCTCAAGTACATCTGTCTTGATGTTGCCAATGGATACTCAGAGTACTTTGTGGAGTTTGTAAAGACGGTCAGAGAGAAGTTCCCCAAACACACCATCATG GCTGGTAACGTGGTAACAGGGGAGATGGTGGAGGAGCTCATCCTCTCCGGTGCTGACATCATTAAAGTGGGCATCGGGCCAG GGTCGGTATGCACAACAAGGATCAAGACAGGAGTGGGCTACCCACAACTGAGCGCCGTGATTGAATGTGCAGACTCAGCCCATGGACTCAAAGGACACATTATCTCT GACGGTGGCTGCAGTTGCCCGGGAGATGTAGCAAAGGCCTTTG GTGCGGGGGCTGACTTTGTGATGATGGGAGGAATGCTTGCAGGGCACGATCAGTGCACCGGAGAGGTCATCGAGAAGAACGGCAAGAAATACAAACTCTTCTATGGCATGAGCTCTGACACAGCCATGAAGAAGTATGTGGGCGGAGTTGCTGAGTATAG GGCATCAGAGGGCAGGACGGTAGAGGTTCCTTACAGAGGAGATGTGGAGCACACTGTCCTTGATGTGTTGGGCGGCCTCCGCTCCACCTGCACTTACGTGGGTGCTGCCAAGCTCAAAGAGCTGAGCAGGAGAACCACCTTCATCCGAGTCACGCAACAGTCCAGCCAAATGTTCACTTAG